Proteins co-encoded in one Christiangramia fulva genomic window:
- a CDS encoding serine hydrolase domain-containing protein, translating into MKAQTATLIIGLLLTFQGVFAQPAKQANLKQKEAQIDSLMANFDHDDTPGAVIGVVQDGELIFAKGYGMADLNDSIPITINTRFDIGSDSKQFTAFALALLESRGELSLDDPVQKYLPEIPDFKQEVTLRHLLTHTSGLRETYGMAELAGHIPGQDRLEPEGALEVVKRQTKLEFPPGSEHQYNSSAYVLLSMVVARVTGTPFADWMQENIFEPLGMNQTLIEKDIEQVIPGAADSYYKAKHGGYRTAFSNRVYQGAADIYTTVGDLAKWLNNFHTAELGGWGVQNRMRERFVFTSGDTSDYALGLGINKYRGLNRISHTGSHAAFKSVISYYPDLDAGVVVMRNDDMGTVADKVTDIFFKEHLEPSEQAIEPLSFGEGIKVDSLLLKRYVGTYRAPKSFVLPSLTWKYKDGKLFNVFPDENVPMIAVSDSVFQLAESSNRISFHQARDGSVPSATIISNEDSPVLRRVKPWHPSEIELQAFTGKYYSPELETLYTLVVENDKLIARHRWNGNIPLMPTEQNKFLGGLPLQDVRFERDVEGQIKGFMVSVGRTRNVWFEKIELNMYNDHF; encoded by the coding sequence ATGAAAGCACAGACAGCAACTCTAATTATTGGCCTTTTACTCACCTTCCAAGGTGTATTTGCGCAGCCAGCAAAACAGGCCAACTTGAAGCAAAAAGAAGCGCAAATAGATTCCCTAATGGCCAACTTTGATCATGATGATACTCCGGGTGCGGTGATAGGAGTTGTTCAGGACGGCGAACTCATTTTTGCTAAAGGTTACGGCATGGCCGATCTCAATGATAGTATCCCTATTACTATCAACACCCGCTTCGATATTGGCAGCGATTCTAAACAATTTACTGCTTTCGCCTTAGCACTTTTGGAAAGCAGGGGCGAACTTTCATTGGATGACCCCGTGCAGAAGTACCTTCCTGAAATTCCTGATTTTAAACAGGAAGTGACCCTGAGACACCTGCTTACGCATACTAGCGGGCTACGGGAAACCTATGGCATGGCAGAATTGGCGGGGCATATCCCGGGGCAAGACCGTCTGGAACCTGAAGGTGCACTGGAAGTTGTTAAACGTCAAACTAAACTGGAGTTTCCTCCTGGCTCAGAGCACCAGTACAACAGTAGTGCTTACGTGTTGCTTTCTATGGTTGTGGCACGCGTCACGGGGACGCCTTTCGCAGACTGGATGCAGGAAAATATCTTCGAACCATTAGGAATGAATCAAACGCTAATCGAAAAGGACATCGAGCAGGTAATTCCGGGTGCCGCAGATTCATATTACAAGGCCAAGCACGGAGGTTATCGAACGGCTTTTAGCAACCGCGTTTATCAGGGCGCCGCAGACATTTACACAACCGTAGGTGATCTCGCAAAATGGTTAAATAATTTCCATACGGCCGAACTTGGAGGCTGGGGGGTGCAGAATAGAATGCGCGAACGATTTGTTTTTACTTCAGGTGACACGAGTGATTACGCACTTGGCCTTGGCATAAACAAGTACCGAGGTCTAAATAGGATCAGCCACACTGGTAGTCATGCCGCTTTCAAATCGGTGATTAGCTATTACCCAGATTTGGATGCAGGCGTGGTAGTAATGAGAAACGATGACATGGGAACTGTAGCAGATAAGGTAACTGATATTTTCTTTAAAGAACACCTGGAGCCATCAGAGCAGGCAATTGAGCCTCTAAGTTTTGGAGAGGGAATAAAGGTTGATTCCCTATTACTCAAAAGATATGTCGGCACATACCGAGCACCTAAAAGCTTTGTTCTCCCTTCACTAACCTGGAAATATAAAGATGGGAAACTTTTCAATGTGTTTCCAGACGAGAATGTTCCCATGATAGCCGTATCTGACTCAGTATTTCAACTTGCGGAAAGTTCAAACAGGATAAGCTTCCATCAAGCGCGTGATGGAAGTGTACCAAGTGCAACCATCATTAGCAATGAAGACTCACCGGTGCTCCGCCGCGTCAAGCCGTGGCATCCTTCTGAGATAGAGCTGCAGGCTTTTACCGGAAAATATTATAGTCCTGAGTTAGAAACTCTTTACACCCTGGTCGTGGAGAACGACAAACTTATTGCCCGGCACCGGTGGAATGGAAATATCCCCCTTATGCCAACGGAGCAGAACAAATTTTTGGGGGGACTACCTTTACAGGATGTTCGCTTTGAACGGGATGTAGAAGGACAAATCAAAGGCTTTATGGTCTCGGTGGGACGTACGCGCAATGTATGGTTTGAGAAAATAGAATTAAACATGTATAACGATCACTTTTAA